One region of Bacillus mesophilus genomic DNA includes:
- a CDS encoding DnaB-like helicase C-terminal domain-containing protein has translation MSIAEKTFMGSLMKSGYLIKDTIIRPEQLEGTIHQELMRKMIHLNRNGKNADLITLTTLPELDLFGGVSYLVDLLSHADIEKFEDLEEVLIDVWKEREKRNILKIASLNNWEIAKVLAELDKINQVKIHDHSSIQQVLTDIYEAPWEDQEEVKVATTGIKKLDNMTGGFQDGEVTILAARPSMGKTDVMLHLAKAAGWGGYVPIIFSLEMPEKLITSRLIASTGGFNRAKMRDPKTMLTPKQKEKWPEVIGNLNETNIQLFDSAGQKVAEMRAKTRKIMNQFPNKKPIIFIDYLSLIQASQFYGGNAHLQVTEISKSLKTMAKDFACPVLCLAQLNRSVESRSNKRPMMSDIRESGSVEQDADVILFLYREKYYDKNSDDSSLEIIVSKNRNGPVGTISVKYNEHTGAIENIDENSEQVYG, from the coding sequence GTGAGTATCGCGGAAAAGACGTTCATGGGTAGCTTGATGAAATCGGGTTACCTAATCAAGGATACAATCATTCGACCTGAGCAGCTAGAAGGCACCATTCACCAAGAATTAATGCGAAAAATGATTCACCTAAACCGAAATGGTAAAAATGCAGATTTGATTACACTAACCACCTTACCTGAACTTGATTTGTTCGGTGGGGTATCATACCTGGTTGACTTGTTATCGCATGCAGATATTGAGAAGTTTGAAGACCTAGAAGAAGTCTTAATTGATGTGTGGAAGGAACGGGAAAAAAGAAACATCCTGAAGATTGCTTCTTTGAATAATTGGGAGATTGCCAAGGTGCTAGCAGAACTGGATAAAATCAACCAAGTTAAAATTCATGATCACTCGTCGATCCAACAGGTTCTCACGGATATTTACGAAGCACCCTGGGAGGACCAGGAAGAAGTGAAAGTTGCGACAACTGGTATTAAAAAGCTCGATAACATGACGGGAGGCTTTCAGGACGGAGAGGTTACCATCCTTGCTGCAAGACCATCGATGGGAAAAACAGATGTGATGCTTCATTTGGCGAAAGCTGCTGGATGGGGAGGATATGTACCTATTATCTTCTCGTTAGAAATGCCTGAAAAGCTAATCACCTCAAGGCTTATAGCCTCCACGGGTGGTTTCAATCGAGCTAAAATGCGAGACCCGAAGACCATGCTAACACCAAAACAAAAGGAAAAATGGCCAGAAGTAATTGGGAATCTGAATGAAACCAATATACAACTCTTCGATAGTGCCGGACAAAAGGTTGCCGAAATGAGAGCAAAAACACGTAAAATCATGAATCAATTTCCAAACAAGAAGCCAATTATCTTTATAGATTATTTATCTCTCATTCAAGCTAGTCAATTTTATGGTGGCAATGCGCACTTACAAGTCACCGAAATATCCAAAAGCCTCAAAACGATGGCAAAGGACTTTGCTTGCCCTGTCCTTTGTTTAGCACAGTTAAATCGCTCGGTCGAATCGAGAAGCAATAAACGCCCCATGATGTCAGACATTCGCGAATCTGGAAGTGTGGAACAGGATGCCGATGTGATCTTGTTTCTGTATCGTGAAAAATACTATGACAAAAACTCCGACGATTCCTCTTTAGAAATCATCGTCTCCAAAAACCGAAATGGCCCTGTTGGTACAATCTCTGTAAAATATAACGAGCATACGGGGGCTATTGAGA
- a CDS encoding DnaD domain-containing protein: MAKYRMVRTDFWLNPVVSEEMTPEDRYFFLYLLTNPHTTQVGIYKITKKQMAFDMGYSIESVEALMNRFIQLHQVIRYNPDTRELAIKNWGKYNLHKGGKPVMDCILSELKNVEDSSLIAYVAECVDKEDILAVYESFCTNDEGELEDFEGVDESCHDTLTSRYTIRGQKEEEKEKENKKQQQHSLNSSVDIDLERESLKKEDVKEVVEFWDQNGFGFSNIHAKQQLLYWLYNSSFLQPKDMILKAMEIACSSNIRRLNYVVGILRNWENDSVLTLEEIDTYDENKKQGTEHRKLVEPDKPSKGSSKEFQLDLTAGEDW; the protein is encoded by the coding sequence ATGGCAAAATACAGAATGGTTCGCACTGACTTCTGGTTAAACCCAGTAGTGTCAGAAGAAATGACCCCAGAGGATCGATACTTTTTCTTATATCTCCTAACGAATCCTCATACGACTCAGGTTGGAATCTATAAGATTACGAAAAAGCAGATGGCATTTGATATGGGGTATTCGATTGAGAGTGTGGAGGCGTTGATGAATCGGTTTATTCAGCTGCACCAGGTGATTCGCTACAATCCGGACACGAGAGAGCTTGCCATCAAAAACTGGGGAAAGTATAACCTGCATAAGGGTGGCAAACCGGTGATGGATTGTATTTTATCTGAGCTAAAGAATGTGGAGGATTCTTCGCTTATTGCTTATGTGGCGGAATGTGTGGATAAGGAAGATATTCTAGCTGTCTATGAATCTTTTTGTACGAATGATGAAGGGGAACTGGAAGATTTCGAGGGAGTTGACGAATCGTGCCACGATACGTTGACGAGTCGATACACGATACGTGGACAAAAAGAAGAAGAAAAAGAAAAAGAAAATAAAAAACAACAACAACATTCTCTTAACTCAAGTGTAGATATTGATCTAGAACGGGAGAGCTTGAAAAAAGAAGATGTAAAAGAGGTTGTTGAATTTTGGGATCAAAATGGATTTGGGTTTTCGAATATTCATGCTAAGCAACAGTTGCTGTACTGGCTATATAATTCTAGCTTTTTACAACCGAAGGACATGATTTTGAAAGCGATGGAGATTGCTTGTTCTAGCAATATTAGGAGACTTAATTATGTGGTTGGGATTCTAAGAAATTGGGAAAACGATTCCGTTCTGACGTTAGAAGAAATTGATACATATGACGAGAATAAGAAGCAGGGTACAGAGCATAGGAAACTGGTTGAACCAGACAAGCCAAGTAAAGGTTCCTCCAAGGAATTTCAATTAGATCTAACGGCAGGTGAGGACTGGTGA
- a CDS encoding DUF6946 family protein, whose product MGKFYVPSKGATSWREFLADPVKQWKRGYSAYELARCWEEASNFPSCVDSVFKQSQIPLFNHVKILYGFPEYKVSLPGGNASSHNDLYVLANANNELLTIMVEGKVSEPFGDTVEVWLGNNPSKGKRERLEYLLKLLSLQEDCVLKIRYQLLHRTASALIEATNVAANHSLMLIHSFSEKRKWFDDYAEFVKLLGLSPKQDEIVGPVQLNGVNLYFGWVNGEIA is encoded by the coding sequence ATGGGTAAGTTCTATGTTCCTTCAAAAGGAGCAACATCATGGAGAGAGTTTCTAGCGGATCCTGTGAAACAATGGAAAAGAGGATATTCTGCATATGAATTAGCTCGTTGTTGGGAAGAGGCTAGCAATTTCCCATCCTGTGTTGACAGCGTATTCAAACAGAGTCAAATACCACTGTTTAACCACGTAAAGATATTGTATGGATTTCCGGAGTACAAGGTTTCCTTACCAGGAGGAAACGCAAGCTCACATAATGACCTTTATGTACTAGCAAATGCAAACAATGAACTCTTAACGATTATGGTGGAAGGAAAAGTTTCTGAACCCTTTGGTGATACGGTAGAAGTATGGTTAGGCAATAATCCCAGTAAGGGTAAAAGAGAAAGATTAGAATACCTGTTGAAACTACTCAGTTTACAAGAGGATTGTGTGTTAAAAATAAGATATCAATTACTACATAGAACTGCCTCCGCATTAATTGAAGCGACGAATGTGGCTGCTAATCATTCCCTTATGCTAATTCATTCTTTTAGTGAAAAAAGGAAATGGTTTGATGATTATGCAGAGTTTGTGAAGCTTTTGGGATTATCTCCTAAGCAGGATGAAATTGTGGGGCCAGTCCAACTAAATGGAGTAAATCTGTATTTTGGTTGGGTAAATGGGGAAATAGCATAA